From the genome of Cytophagales bacterium WSM2-2:
TCCAGCCACCGGAAACTTCAGTTGATACGGAGGGAAGAAAACCCAAGTGGCGACTAAGGCGAAGCAAAAAGATCAAATGAAAATTCTCCACGTTTGACTGCTGCAAATCAAGACTAATGAAAGATTGAATTAAAAACTCGCAGAGCTCCTGGGCGTGAGTTTCTTCTTTCACAGTTCGGTTTACGACCTCATTCAAGAATAAAGCAATAGTGGTTTTCCGGAAATCGGTTGCAACGCTTTGATAGGGATGGACGCACTTCACATCCTTGATGCGCATAATGGACGCATTCTCTTTGTGATAGACAACAAGATCCAGAAGAGTAAGCGGCTGGTAAAGTGCCAGGTTTGTTCTCTTGGAACGTCCGCGAACTCCATTCACAATGTAAGACTGGAGCCCAAAAGCACTGGTGAAAATATTTACGATGATCGAGGTCTCCCCATAATTTGTCAAGCGGAAAACGATGCCCTGCGTTTTATGAAGCATGTTTAAAGTTTCCTTCGATCAAGCTCTGGTATACGGTCGAACATTTTTATCGCTTGCTGAAGTACTTCGTTACTTTCATTGAAGACCGGGTAGAAGCTGGGATTCCCCCAGACCCTGCGGGCAATTTCTGCCTTCAGGTAAACCTGAAAAACACTTTTGTTACGCGCCAGATCTGCATGATTAGGTTTCACTTTTTCTCTTTGTCCCATGGCAACGAGTTGTGAAAGCATCGTATCATCCACGACAAATTTTTCCTTGTAGGTTTCGAACGTCATTTTTTCAAGACGGGCTTTATTCGCCTCCGCATAGTTGAAAGCAAATTCACGAATCGAATTCACTGCAAAAAGTTCATTAAAGTATTTGCTGGAATGAGCTGTATCAAGCGGAACAAAATAATCAGGCATGATACCCCCACCGCCATAAACTGTACGACCATT
Proteins encoded in this window:
- the recO gene encoding DNA repair protein RecO, which produces MLHKTQGIVFRLTNYGETSIIVNIFTSAFGLQSYIVNGVRGRSKRTNLALYQPLTLLDLVVYHKENASIMRIKDVKCVHPYQSVATDFRKTTIALFLNEVVNRTVKEETHAQELCEFLIQSFISLDLQQSNVENFHLIFLLRLSRHLGFLPSVSTEVSGGWMASEDEEKILSKLLTANYTDAIAMNHMQRKNILDLLLRFYTVHSENFGELKSLSVIREIIQ